Genomic DNA from Paenibacillus donghaensis:
AGCAGCCGGGGGCCGAACGCCTCAAGCAGCCCTTCCGCCTGGAACTGCGGCGGAAGGGCCTCGGCCACGAGCCCGCGCTGCGCCAGCGCCTCTGCCGTGGCCGGCCCCACCGCTGCGATACGCGCGCGGTGCAGCCCACGCACGTCCGCCCCCAGCTCCGCCAGGTGGCGGTAGAAGTACTCGACGCCGTTCGCGCTCGTGAAGAAGACCCAGTCATAGGATTCCAGCGCGCCAAGCGCTTCGGCAATCCGGGCCTTCTTCACTTCGCCTTCCGGCAGTCTCGTCTCAATCACCGGGAACTCGTAGGGTTCCCCGCCGAGCTCCTCAATGGCCGAGACCAGTCCGCTGTCCTGGCTGCGGGCCCGGGTCACCACGATGCGCTTGCCGAACAGCGGCATCGCCTCCACCCACTTCAGCTGCTCGCGCTGAAGCACCACATCGCCGACGACGATTACCGCCGGCGGCTGGAAGTCCGCGGCCGCCACCTGGGCCGCGATGTCCTCCAGCGTGCCTGTCAGTGTCTGCTGATCGGCGCGCGTGCCCCAGCGCACCAGCGCCACAGGTGTGGATGCTGGGCGGCCGTGTTTGATCAACTGGTCGCTGATATAGCCGATTTTGGCTACGCCCATCAGGAAGATCAGCGTGCCTGTGGCGTTCGTGACCTTATCCCAATGGATCGATTGGTCAAGCTTATCAGGACTCTCATGTCCCGTGATGATCGACAGCGAAGAGGCATAATCACGGTGAGTCACCGGAATCCCGGCATAAGCCGGTACGCTGATGGCTGAAGTGATGCCCGGCACAATCTCATAATAGATGCCATTGCGGCGCAGCAGCTCGGCTTCTTCCCCCACCCGGCCAAAAATCGTCGGGTCGCCGCCCTTCAACCGCACCACCGTCTTGCCCTGCAGCGCAAGATCAACCAGCAGCTGGTTGATCTCCTCCTGCTTCATCGTGTGGCGATCCGGCAGTTTGCCTACATAGATTTTCTCACCGCCGGACTTCATCCACTGCAGCAGCCTTGGGCTGGCCAGCCGGTCATAGACCAGCACATCCGCCTTCTGGATACACTCCATTCCTTTAACTGTAATCAGCTTGGCGTCCCCGGGACCCGCACCTACCAGATATACCTTCCCCGTCATCCCATTCATCCTCTCGCATCTGCCAGAATCTGTTCCGCTCCCCGCGCAATCAGCAGCCGGGCAACCTCATTTCCCAGCTCTACCGGATCTGTACCCGTACACGTTTCCTTCAAAATCGTTCCGCCATCCGGCGTCCCCACCATCCCCGTCAGGGTGATGGTGGGCTTCTCTGCAGCCATGTCGATCCCTGCGCCTTCAGCCGCCTGCTTGCCGGGTGCGGCTTCACCCGCTGCGTCTACGGCTACGCCGTGGCCTTCAACTCCGCCGTTCCCTCTGGCGGCTATGGTACGCTCTTCAGCTGTACCCTCTCCTCCGCCGCTCCCTCCAGCAGATACGGTACGCTCTTCAGCTGTACCCTCTCCTCCGGCGGCTGCGGAATGACCTTCCGCTCCGGCATTCCCTCGGGTGGCGGAGCCGGTGCTTGGCGCTCCCTCTGCCGCCCCAAGCACCGCGTATGCGCCAATCGGCACCTGGCAGCCGCCGTTCAGCGCGCCAAGAAACGTCCGCTCCGCCGCAACGGTCAGCGCGGTATCAGCATCGTTGTAGAGCGCCAGCAGCTCACGCAGGCTGGCGTCGTCCTCGCGGCACTCGATGCCGAGGGCGCCCTGCCCGACAGCGGGCAGACAGACCTCCGGCGGCAGGTACGCGCTGACGCGGTCCTGCCAGCCCATGCGCGCCAGGCCCGCCGCGGCCAGCAGAATCGCGTCATATTCGCCGCTCGCCAGCTTGCCGAGACGCGAGTCGATATTGCCACGCACCGGCGTAATGTCAAGGTCCGGCCGCAGCGCGGCGAGCTGGCTTGAGCGCCGCAGGCTGCTCGTGCCTACCCGTGCGCCCTGCGGCAGGTCCGCGAGCGGTACGCCGCCGGTCGAGATCAGGCAGTCGCGCGGGTCCTCGCGCTTGGGTACTGCCCCGTTGATCAGCCCCTCCGGCAGCTCGGACGGCATATCCTTCATGCTGTGCACCGCCATGTCGATCTCCTTGTCCAGCATGGCCTGTTCGATCTCCTTCACGAACAAGCCTTTGCCGCCCACTTTGGAAAGTGTGACATCAAGGATACGGTCGCCTTTGGTGATGATCTTCTTCACTTCAAAGGTGAAGCCGAAGCCATGCTGCTCGCTCAGCCGCTCCAGATCGGCAATAACATGCCCTGTCTGCGTCAGCGCCAGCGCACTTTGCCTGCTGCCTACTATAATCTTGCGCATTGTCCATTCCTCCCCTTGATCCTTACTGGCTTGAAGCTAAAATATTATTACGCCACTCATTCCGTTTCTAGTCCTAGGTTACCCCGGCTATTCTCAGCAATCCAGCTGGCAATGGCTGCGGGAGTCCACTCCGTGAACGTCTCCTGTCTCATCTGTGTCAGTGTATCCAACGAAGCCAGCTTACGCAGAAGACGGCCGCGCATTTCTGGCGAAGGCACTGTCCGCTTAATCTCCATGCGCATGGCATGTACCCAATCCAAATAAGGCTCAAGCTCCGCCCCAAGCACTTCCTCCAGCGTTTCCTTGATATGCTTGGCTGCGGCAGGTCCCGCACCTGAGGTGGAAACCGCTACAGTCAGACGGCCGCGGCGAATAACGCCGGGAGTAATGAAGCTGCCGGCCTCCGCATGACTCGCGACATTGACGGGAATGCCGAGGTGCTTCGCTTCCGCTGCCGCCGCTTCATTCACCGCAATATCATCGCTGGCCGCGTACAGAAGATAAGCCCCCCCGGCATCACCGGGAGCATATCTCCGCTGCTGATAATCCAGCAGACCCTGTGCCGCCAGTTCAGCCAGCGGTTCCGTGAGGGAAGGGCTGATGACCACAACCGCAGCCTCCGCTTCCAGCAGACCCGCTACTTTGCGCTCGGCCACCGCTCCGCCGCCAATGACTACACAGCGCCTGCCCCTGCAATCCAACATAATAGGTAAATATACACTCAACATCCACACCCCCGCGTATTATCGGCAGCATCCGGCGATTGTTGGTCAGATCAGTCTGCAAATTGACCTATCGCTCACTCAGACTCAACTCGCTCTATGAGCAGCTGTAATCAGCCTAAGCCAGTTAAACAAACATTACTCAGGTGCAGAACGGTAACAATCATAAAGATACTTAATCACCGGCATCTTGCACGCACTCACCAGCATCATTCATTCACTCATCAGCACAGTTCCAACTCGGACTTTGCCAACTCAACAGCTTGCTATGGGGAATTTCTACCCTTAATTAAGCCCATACATGCCAAAAGTGCGGCTTATAGGGAATGTAGTTCACTAATTCTGTGTTTTTTTGGGTTCGATCCGCCTAAACTCCTGATTAACGGTAGTTTCTCCCTATAAGCTTAAGCCAATCGACGTTTAGTCAAGTTTTAATGGTATAAATTCCCTATAACCTGCTGCGCACTGGCCCAATCATCCTTGTTGCATACGGCCCAGCGTATTCGTTCGGCATAAAATCCAGCTCATTCATCTAACACCGACCAGCAATTCATCCTGCTTGCTAACCCAGCGATTCGTCCCGTATATTCAGACGGCTTACTAGTCCTGCCATTTCATCATTATCGCTCGCCCTGCGTATTCCTGTCCTCCATATTCGTTCCGCATCCCCCAGCTCAGCCGCCCCAGCCATGGAACTCGGACCAGGAATTGAGCAGGAAGTTCAAGATAATGAACGCGTAGCCGGAGATGGCCCAGCGGGCCATTACGACTCCGCTGCGGCGGCCGGAACGCTTCAGCACAATATAGATGATGTAATTCGCCAGTCCCACCAGGGTCGTCAGCACCTTGATATCCTGAAAGAGCGGTGTCCTGCCCTCTGACACAATGGAGAACCCTGCCATGATCAGCGAGAGCATCAGCAGCGGTGTTCCGGCCAGAATAGAAGTGTAGGAGTATTTGTCCATCGTATCCAGACTCGGCAGACGGCGGATGCGGTCATTCCACTGCTTGCTGCGCAGTCCGGCATGCAGGAATAAGTACATTATCGCAAACACAGTGCCAAGTGTCAGTGCGGCAAAGCTCAAATTAGCCAAAATAATATGCATCGCCAGCCAGCCATGCACCGCACTCCAGCTCTGCAGCGTATGGTCTTCGGCGGTCAGCCAGAAGCGGTTCAGCAGGAAAGCGCTGAATCCGGCCACACTAAGCAGCAGAATCGTAAACTCCGCGCCCCTGGTGAAGGCCACCCCCAGCGAAGTCAGCACAATACTGAAGGAGAACCAGAACAGGAAGTCATAAGGCGTAAAGATCGGCAAGCCGCCCTCCTGGACGAAGCGGATGGACAGGCCCGCGGATTGCAGAAGCGCAACAACAACAAGAAGCCCTGCGCCCAGCCGTTTACCGCCCGGATTCCGCTTGAGGCAATCCGAGAAATAAAACAGCAGGCTCAGAGCGTATAACACCAGAGCAGAATCATATATGAGGTTCAGCAGCTGCATCCCGTTCACCCGCCCATGAATCCGGCCGGTGAGAACACGGTTGGGGGCAGAGAGAATTCACTTCCCGCCGGCCGGTCAGCACCCTGTCTGGCAGGTGGCGCGGCAACTGTGGAGCTGTCCCCGCCAGCTCCCGATTCCAGCTGCTCCTCAAGCGCAAAAATCTTCGAGAAATACTCCAGCGCCTCATTCCCCTGCTTGCCGCCGGACAGTTCCTTGATCACATTGATCGGATCATGCATCATCTGGTTGACGATGCTTTTGGTCAGGCGGCGGATTACCTTGCGCTGATGTTCATCCAGCTCAGGCAGCTTGTTGAACAGGCTGTCCATCGTTTCTTCGTGAATCGCATTGGACTTGTCCTGCAGAGCACGAATCACCGGACGTACGCCCAGCGTCTTCAGCCACAGCTGGAAGTCATCCAGCTCCGCGCGGATCATCACTTCAATCTTCGCCGCCTCGCTGCGGCGCATCTCCAGGTTATTCTCGACAATCCCTTCCAGGTCGTCGATATCATACAAGAAGACATCCGGCACACTCGCTGCCGCCGGATCAATATCACGCGGAACCGCGATGTCGATCATGAACAGCGGACGTGAAGGGCGGCGTCTCATGCCTTCTGCCACCTGATCCGCCGTCAGCACATAACCTTCAGCTCCGGTCGAGCTGATGATGATATCGACCTCATCCAGATGCCGCAGAGCCTCTTCAATCGTGCTGGGTCTGCCGGAGAATTTCTCCGCCAGCTCCACCGCCCGCGACAGCGTGCGGTTGGCGACAATCACCTCGGCTGCACCGCTGCTGTAGAGGTGCTTCACGGTCAGCTCGCTCATTTTGCCGGCACCGAGAATCAGCACTCTTTTGTCGGTGAACATGCCGAAGATCCGCTTGCCCAATTCCACCGCCGCATAACTCACAGACACCGCACTTTCGCCAATTGAGGTTTCACTATGCGCACGCTTGCCAAGCGTCACCGCCTGCTTGAACAGCCGATTGAACCAGGTTGCCGTAGCTCCTTCAGCCTGGGCAGTCAGGAAGCTGCTCTTCACCTGTCCCAGAATCTGCGTCTCGCCAATGACCATCGAATCCAGGCCGCAGGTTACGCGCATCAGATGGGCCATCGCCTGCTCGTCTTCATATATATACATATGTTGTGTGAATTGTTCGCTTCGTACTCCGAACCATTGCTCCATGAAGCTGCGGATGAAATAACCGCACATATGAAGCCGGTCCACGACCACATAAATTTCCGTCCGGTTGCAGGTGGCAACAATGACCCCTTCCAGCACGCTTTTGGTCTTCATCAGCTGATGGAGCGCTTCCGGCAGATCTTGGTCCGCAAAGGCGAACTGTTCTCTGACGGCTACTGGCGCCGTACGGTAATTCAGGCCAACGACGACAATATGCATCGTATGTTCACCATCCTAATCTATATTCATTGGTGTAGGAACTCATTCACAATTGCTAAAAACGCTGTGTTAAGTATATCACAGGCATTCAAGACTTTTTACAAATAATTTGAACGGTTTATGACATACACTCCCCATCTTCCTCCGAATTTACAAAAATATTCCTCTTTGTTCCAGAGTTATTCACATCATCTAACTTCTTTTTGAGTTATATTAGTTAACATATATGCGGCATATTGACACACATTATTACGGGTGGTAGCATGTAACAAACGAATGAAGTTAATTAACCTAACACAAACCAATTTCATAACTCTTGTATAAGCTCATTAATTTGGTTTGAGCGTTTCTACAGGCAACCGTAAATTGCCCCAGGCTACAAGAGGCGTAAGCACAGTTGGAAGATATCCGGTTCACATGTCGCAGTTAGCTGTGATGTTCAGCCGCAGGGTCTTCATCATGTGTATGCGCCTCTTGTGCCCGGGGTTTTTATTATCCCAAATTTAGGAGTGAGGACCATGAGCACAGCCAGCCTAAGGCTTAGTGAGAGCATCAGCAAGGCCAAGAACGTGAGGATCTACAAGAATAAGGAGACCGCCTATGATTTCAAGCTTTACCCTTTTGGCGAGCGCGGCACCTATATTCATCCCGAGCTGATTAGTGAGATCACGGCCAGTCTTGCCGAACAGATCACCGCTGGGTTTCCTGCCTTCGACTATATCGTCTCTCCCGAGCCGGGCGGGCATACGTGGGGGATGCTTGCTGCCTACAAATTGATGAAACCCTTGAACATTCTGCGTCTAAGCACCGAGCTGTACGACAACTACGAAGTGTGTATTAAACGCGAGACGGCCTATAACGAGAACTATATTTATTTTGACGGCTTCCGGAGCGGTGACCGCGTGCTGCTGCTGGATGATGTGATCAGCTCGGGCGCCACCATTCGTTGTATTGCCAAGCAGATGGCGGAGATGGGTGTTCAACTCGTTGGCGTCCAGGCGATTCTGGCCAAAGGACAGCATTATATCACGCTTGCGGAGGATATCGGGGTTCCGGTACGGTTTTTGTCCCAGGTCTAGAGGAGTAGAACGGGTATAGATTAGTTATAACCAATCGAAGGAGTGGCGTAAATGGCCTTTTATTATGAGCAACCGTCCAGAACATTCAGTGAATTCCTGCTGGTTCCCAGCCTGACCACCAAGAGCTGCGTTCCCGGCAATGTGTCGCTGAAGACACCCGTAACCAAATTCCGCAAAGGCGAGCAGCCTGCGCTTACGATGAATCTGCCTGTAACCTCGGCGGTTATGCAGGCGGTATCCGATCACAACATGGCCATCGCCCTCGCCAAAAGCGGCGGCATCTCCTTCATCTATGGCTCGCAGTCGATCGAGCAGCAGGTGGAGATGGTGCGCCGGGTCAAGAAGTTCAAAGCAGGCTTTGTCGTCAGCGACTCCAACCTCCGCCCGGAGGATACGCTGCAGGATGTACTTAACCTGAAAGCACGCAGTGGCCATTCCACGATTGCCATCACGGATAATGGGCAACCTACGGGCAAGCTGATGGGCATCGTGACAAGCCGCGATTACCGCGAGAACCGGATTCCCCCGAACACTCCAATTACCGAATTCATGACGCCTCTGGCTTCACTGATCTAT
This window encodes:
- the cobA gene encoding uroporphyrinogen-III C-methyltransferase: MTGKVYLVGAGPGDAKLITVKGMECIQKADVLVYDRLASPRLLQWMKSGGEKIYVGKLPDRHTMKQEEINQLLVDLALQGKTVVRLKGGDPTIFGRVGEEAELLRRNGIYYEIVPGITSAISVPAYAGIPVTHRDYASSLSIITGHESPDKLDQSIHWDKVTNATGTLIFLMGVAKIGYISDQLIKHGRPASTPVALVRWGTRADQQTLTGTLEDIAAQVAAADFQPPAVIVVGDVVLQREQLKWVEAMPLFGKRIVVTRARSQDSGLVSAIEELGGEPYEFPVIETRLPEGEVKKARIAEALGALESYDWVFFTSANGVEYFYRHLAELGADVRGLHRARIAAVGPATAEALAQRGLVAEALPPQFQAEGLLEAFGPRLLPGQNVLLPRGDLARAWLPDKLRELGLQVTEVDTYETVVTGEDDIELKKLLEEGRIHAVTFTSSSTVRNFLQILGRMGIADPLPLLANVKIACIGPVTQQTAIEAGLTPGLMPEEATIDALVQELCRWNASEQQV
- the hemC gene encoding hydroxymethylbilane synthase, translated to MRKIIVGSRQSALALTQTGHVIADLERLSEQHGFGFTFEVKKIITKGDRILDVTLSKVGGKGLFVKEIEQAMLDKEIDMAVHSMKDMPSELPEGLINGAVPKREDPRDCLISTGGVPLADLPQGARVGTSSLRRSSQLAALRPDLDITPVRGNIDSRLGKLASGEYDAILLAAAGLARMGWQDRVSAYLPPEVCLPAVGQGALGIECREDDASLRELLALYNDADTALTVAAERTFLGALNGGCQVPIGAYAVLGAAEGAPSTGSATRGNAGAEGHSAAAGGEGTAEERTVSAGGSGGGEGTAEERTIAARGNGGVEGHGVAVDAAGEAAPGKQAAEGAGIDMAAEKPTITLTGMVGTPDGGTILKETCTGTDPVELGNEVARLLIARGAEQILADARG
- a CDS encoding precorrin-2 dehydrogenase/sirohydrochlorin ferrochelatase family protein — encoded protein: MLSVYLPIMLDCRGRRCVVIGGGAVAERKVAGLLEAEAAVVVISPSLTEPLAELAAQGLLDYQQRRYAPGDAGGAYLLYAASDDIAVNEAAAAEAKHLGIPVNVASHAEAGSFITPGVIRRGRLTVAVSTSGAGPAAAKHIKETLEEVLGAELEPYLDWVHAMRMEIKRTVPSPEMRGRLLRKLASLDTLTQMRQETFTEWTPAAIASWIAENSRGNLGLETE
- the ccsA gene encoding cytochrome c biogenesis protein CcsA; translation: MQLLNLIYDSALVLYALSLLFYFSDCLKRNPGGKRLGAGLLVVVALLQSAGLSIRFVQEGGLPIFTPYDFLFWFSFSIVLTSLGVAFTRGAEFTILLLSVAGFSAFLLNRFWLTAEDHTLQSWSAVHGWLAMHIILANLSFAALTLGTVFAIMYLFLHAGLRSKQWNDRIRRLPSLDTMDKYSYTSILAGTPLLMLSLIMAGFSIVSEGRTPLFQDIKVLTTLVGLANYIIYIVLKRSGRRSGVVMARWAISGYAFIILNFLLNSWSEFHGWGG
- the hemA gene encoding glutamyl-tRNA reductase, with amino-acid sequence MHIVVVGLNYRTAPVAVREQFAFADQDLPEALHQLMKTKSVLEGVIVATCNRTEIYVVVDRLHMCGYFIRSFMEQWFGVRSEQFTQHMYIYEDEQAMAHLMRVTCGLDSMVIGETQILGQVKSSFLTAQAEGATATWFNRLFKQAVTLGKRAHSETSIGESAVSVSYAAVELGKRIFGMFTDKRVLILGAGKMSELTVKHLYSSGAAEVIVANRTLSRAVELAEKFSGRPSTIEEALRHLDEVDIIISSTGAEGYVLTADQVAEGMRRRPSRPLFMIDIAVPRDIDPAAASVPDVFLYDIDDLEGIVENNLEMRRSEAAKIEVMIRAELDDFQLWLKTLGVRPVIRALQDKSNAIHEETMDSLFNKLPELDEHQRKVIRRLTKSIVNQMMHDPINVIKELSGGKQGNEALEYFSKIFALEEQLESGAGGDSSTVAAPPARQGADRPAGSEFSLPPTVFSPAGFMGG
- a CDS encoding phosphoribosyltransferase, yielding MSTASLRLSESISKAKNVRIYKNKETAYDFKLYPFGERGTYIHPELISEITASLAEQITAGFPAFDYIVSPEPGGHTWGMLAAYKLMKPLNILRLSTELYDNYEVCIKRETAYNENYIYFDGFRSGDRVLLLDDVISSGATIRCIAKQMAEMGVQLVGVQAILAKGQHYITLAEDIGVPVRFLSQV